Below is a window of Mangifera indica cultivar Alphonso unplaced genomic scaffold, CATAS_Mindica_2.1 Un_0009, whole genome shotgun sequence DNA.
CATTGGGAAAGCTTCGTCGTCAACGATGGCATCgtggattgaaaactaaaccctagggggggcaatgctatttttcaaaacttggcctagagaaaaatggttagtttttagaggTTAAGGGGGAAAAGacgattaaattttaatttatttttaatattacagataaaataacaattttacccttgaattcttttttttaacagtcCATGGATAGGTAAACgggcttttcaaagttaacgggtgaaaatgtgcaaaaaaagtatacattgggtgggaaatagtcctttggccgacaaaaaattcaaatatttatttatccttaaattattactaaattttttattaaatataaagataaaatctttattttataataatattaaaaaatatataaatttattttattttctttcttaggttttaaaaattaatatttaaccctCATACCTAACCCTCCCCCCCCCCTCTCCCAAATCCCTAAGTTTTCTCTTGACTTCTTCCTCCAAGCACTAGCGACCAATGCGGCATATTGTTAGACAATAAGTGTCATTTAGATCTAGATGACAATCGTCATCCAAAGATCTTTCTCTAGACAACTTCGTATTGTTCCTCCATCGTTGGTCTACCGTTCATCGGAAAAAATAGTCGAATTTCAAGTTTGGTATCCTAAGGAgagaaagtgaattttttaaaacttaattaaaagaggaaatattattttttcaaatcaaggagagaaaaataaaatataattttaattattttaatattactaataaaataacaattttacctcttaactctaataaaaaatttataaatgtgtcataataaattaaaatttgaataaatatttaaaattttcatttgttataaATCTATATTTATCAGTTTACCAAAACTTAGATAAAAAGTTGCCCTTTTCCCCTGTAATTAATATCGacaataaattctttaactAACTTAATTGTAGAAAATGAAGCCATTTCAAAAGAGTAAAACCAGATGGTTGAAATCAAGTATCAAAGTGCGATCCACttactaaaattattttggaTTAAGTTATCTTTAGAGCATGTTGATTGGACCATGAATTGATATTTAAGTAATCGTATATctgtatgtataaatttattattgtgATTACTACAAGGCTCTTCAATTTGTTACAcaattttcatttccttttatttaatttatgtttaatttaagtattcaattataaatttagatataatcatatgattatataatcttaaattaataataaaataatatcctcTCCCATTACAACACtcaaatcattttaataaccaATTGAGTACTCACAGCGGGAGGTACATAGCAATACTCTACAAATTTTAGCCCCTGCCATTACAACACTCAAATCACTTTAACAACCAATTGAGTACTCACCCGGCGAGGTACATAGCAATACTCTACAAATTTTAGCCCCTGCAACTACGCATGCCTAGGACTCTTCTCCCCATTTTGATCTCAGCATTTTCAGCAACGTATTCGCCATGCTCTTTGTCCTATTACCACACTGGCTCTGTAAAAGCAGCAACAGTTGACTCAAAACCCCACCTCCAATGGCTTCTTCTCTAACCTCTAACGAATCACAACACAAAATCATCAACGAATTCACGGCGCTTTCACTCCCTTCATGGTCCGACACTCTGAAAACCATCTTCACCAGAGCCTGAACACCATTTGGAAGCTTTACAACTGCCTCTTTCGCAATCTCCAGCACTAAAAGTTCTTCGATTCTTGACATTGCGACTGCCGCCAAgctcttttctcttctctccgCGTTCAGAATGTATGTTATCAGCCCATTTATGGCTCCTGATCGAACTATGCTTTCGCGGTTCGATTCCAGGGAGCAAAATCCTGATAAGGCCATAATTCCAGGGTCGGATGCTTCAGAATCCTGGAGAATAATCAACACAATAACATCTAGAATCCTGGAATTTTTTCCAAGCTGCGAACAAAGATCTTTTGTTTCCGCagatgaagaaattaaatcaattaaatgaCACAAGCTTTTCTTGATTATGCAATTTCCCTGCTCAAACAAAGAGatgaaattctttaatttggacTCTTCAAGCAACATATTTAAACACTCCATTTGTTCTGGAAGCAGCAACCTGGAAACACAAGAAAGTCCATCCtgtataaaatttacatattccTGAGAGAATTTATCAAATTCTGCAGCTTTTCCGAAAACTTGGTGCAGAAGTAGCGGCAAGAATCTAAGCTGGAGCAAACAAGAAACACTAGAGGGTTCCtgggaaagaagaagaagaatgttTTCCAGAGTTTGAAGCTTGGTTTCCATGGAAGTTTCAGGGGATTCAAGATTGAGTTTTAGCACAGCTAAAGAATCAAATTTTGTCAAGTAATTATCAAGATCAAAGTTATGGTGACTACCACCAGTACCACTATCCATTTGAAGCCACTGATTAATCAAATGGCGAAGAGTGTGATTGGGAACAAAGGAAGGATCATCAAGCTTTTGCATTGTTACAGGACAAGTAAGGTTACCTGCAGCCAGCCATTTTTCAATGCTGGATCTGTCATAAGTTTGGCCTGTGGAAAGTGTAACTGGATCTTGAAACAAGTCTAGACTTATGGGACACCTAAACAAGTGGGGAATCGCCATTTGTTCACCTTccttcattgaaaaaaaaaaaaagaaaattacagagAATGAGAAGAGAGAACAAGAATAGTGGGGAAGGCTTGGCTTATCCTGGGGAAAAGAGCGAGAGATGGacaagtaaataattataaggaACAATGGGGAGAGTGGTGGTCCCTTTTAAGgttcattatctttttaattaattttttatcaatggAGTCAAAAGTG
It encodes the following:
- the LOC123205598 gene encoding U-box domain-containing protein 26-like, which codes for MKEGEQMAIPHLFRCPISLDLFQDPVTLSTGQTYDRSSIEKWLAAGNLTCPVTMQKLDDPSFVPNHTLRHLINQWLQMDSGTGGSHHNFDLDNYLTKFDSLAVLKLNLESPETSMETKLQTLENILLLLSQEPSSVSCLLQLRFLPLLLHQVFGKAAEFDKFSQEYVNFIQDGLSCVSRLLLPEQMECLNMLLEESKLKNFISLFEQGNCIIKKSLCHLIDLISSSAETKDLCSQLGKNSRILDVIVLIILQDSEASDPGIMALSGFCSLESNRESIVRSGAINGLITYILNAERREKSLAAVAMSRIEELLVLEIAKEAVVKLPNGVQALVKMVFRVSDHEGSESAVNSLMILCCDSLEVREEAIGGGVLSQLLLLLQSQCGNRTKSMANTLLKMLRSKWGEES